The nucleotide sequence GGAGGAACATTTTGATCTTCATTTTGTCTTCTGGATACATCTTGAGAGGAagaatttaactaaaaaagagttggctttaaaatttcatttcaactcctcaataaattatatatatatattttacttACGTTAGATCGTCTTAATTGATTCGAGTTTTGAGTAAATTTGGTAGCTTGAACTGTGAATGGTGAAGCTTGGGCTGCTCTTCGGCGATTTCCTTCGACGTTTGAAAGGGAATCTTTGAATCCCAACTCATCTCCTAAACTAAACCCTAAAGAGAACCcaaaaaggttatttttttctggaaatatGTTAGggtgtaacaaaaattttaaatatgtgaACGATGGAAGATGCGAGTGCGTGGCGTCGTATCTGATGGTCCccacaatttaacataaaatgtGTAAAAAGTACCATAGCATACATAGAAAAAGATGTTAAAGAGTGGTTAAAGTTAAGAACAAAACTAATAACAAATGAGCGAGTAGGTGATAGCGATAAAAACCTAAAGGTAAAAACCTAAAGATAAAAACCTAAAGATTACCAAGACCGACGTGAGCTTTGATACCGCCGAGGTTTCTAACCCTGAACAGCCCCGATTTCTTAAAAGCACAGTTGAGGACAAATCCAAAATCAGATTCCAGAACGCAGGTGGATTGGCCATGCCGAAACAGGCCAGCTGCAATCAATAATTCCCAAAATTTAAACATGCATGATATGCAAATTTCCCACcttgtattattttaataatttttttggctTTCTAATACTTCTacgcaaaaaaaaagtaaacaaatttGGTCTTTTAAGAATCGTCAATTTTTGATCACCCTACTGACCCAGATCACGACCTCCTTATTCTCATTTTATATACACACCAGAGCGGCATTCCGTTACGAGTGAATAATTTATAGAAGGTTTACAAGAAAGTGTCAGtagatagaaaaataaaattaaaaaaaattaaaaaataatgtcattccatgtttttaaaaaagagaccaaatcaataaatttcttCCAAAAGTAATAATAGCAATCAAGCGAACCAGATTGACTCGGTCTCCTTTTTACtttcgaaaaataaaataaaacaaaactgatAGTAGCTACTAAAGGGAAAGGCaagtttgaattttaaatgaaaaacacTTTTATTTAAAGGCAGTTCTCTCTTCGCGTAAAGTACAGAATGCCCAAAAAAAGATTTACCGAGGATGCAGACCGCGAGGATGATTCTCAACTTGTTCATCATCACTTTAAATTAACACTCGGCAACTTGTTTCACGTTGTGGATTTAAAACCCGACCGTGACCGGAACCGACTTGCTATATACAAGTAACAGTCACCAACTGGCCTGACAGTGGCCTGAGCTGAAGAAGTTGGTCTCCACACATACACACACCACCACTTTACCACGCTACCGTTACGTCTTCGTAACGATGGATATCGACCTTGAATCGTGCGTTTTTCATTCGCTTTTGCACACACAACTCGATTACCAGTAAATTATATGCCTCCGGGATAAGTTTCTAATTTAATCATgtctttttgtacttttcaatcaaaactaataaaacaaaaatatacttataaaatattctttttaatgaCAATCAATTATAAGACGTCAAGTGcatctacaaaattaaattttattcataagtGATTCTTATCTGGTAAAATTCCATTTCCATTCACAGTGAGTAATCCAGGAAATTTCCTCAAAATAGCACTCAATTGACTACAAcaaaataagtttcaaaataatcCAAACCAAAATGAATCAATCACCTTTCCCCCAAAACACTTTCCAATCCACGAACCGGTTGTAATTGTCTGTTTTTTGGTAAAACGTCTCTCCGATGCTTTGTAGAATTCACCTTCGAAGGTCTCTCATCACCTTTTGATCGCAAAAAGTCACTCACTCCAGTCATTTCTGACCAAcgctataataattaattttttaaattaatatataatcTAATGACATAATACAAGAGAGGTTCTTGCAAAAAGATGATTGATGGGTGAAATTGATTGATGTaaccaaagaaaataaatagaaagGTTAAAGTGCGCAAATTTATCATTGTAAGCGGAAGTCAACATCTTAAACaaacatcgatttttaataagatCATACCTCATTATTAATAGATGATGGTGGAAACCTCATCGCTGGTAATcgaacattatttttttgttcgatTTTCCTTCGATGGTCCATTCGATGAAAACGCAATCTCATTTCAATATCGGGAACGTAAGATCCTTCAACCGTAACGGACCATTCGTTAATTGGGGGTGATTGTGTTCTAtcgttgtatttttttgtggtAATTTTACGTGAATTATGAGTacctaaaattagaaaaaaaatttatgaagaaaaaGTGGAAATGTTTAGGAACCTTCATCTGAAGTGCTTTCTGGTGATTCGGGATGTTTGTGTAACATATAAAGTGATGACCAACCCTGGGGAACGGAGCTGTTGGTTTCTTTTTTAGAAATAGGTTGGGTTTCTTCAATGCCTCTATTTAAGGTATCGATGAGGATGTTGGCGATGAGTCTATCGACTTTTGTATCCATGTTACGTCTACTAACTGGTATTTTTGTGGTTCTCTTTGGTTTCTCATCAactatttttggtaaatttggTGTCATGGAAATTGGAATTTTCGATTTGTTATCATTTGAAACGATCGTTAATGGTTTTCTTTTTGGTGATTGTTTCCTTTttgggaaattaaattttttgggtTTCACGATGAATCGTTTCGTTCCTGTTGGTTCAATAGGAATCGTTGAATTCCCTGTTGGGCGTGGATCAATAGGAACTCTTGGTAATGTTGAAACGGGATTTTCAAGTTTCTTTTGCCGTTTTTCTTGTCGAGcgaataatttttctttaactcgATTCGGAAGTAAATCGGATATTTTTTTGGTGGGAGTTGTAGCTTTGTTTTCGATTGGAACAAAAAAAGCTGGGCAaggttttgattttgatttatttaaggCTTTATTTTGGTCGCTGTTATCAGGTAAGAGAACATTCGAAAGATCTTCTAAGCTATCTAGGAACGTATCTGAATCGGACCCGTTATCATTTCCGGACGATGAGGCATTTACTTCCATCGAGGAAGTTCTTGGAGTTGCGGAATATCTAGGAACACTCGTTTGGGAGGTATTTTTATAAGGGCTTCCCACGTCCACAGAACTTATAACTTTCTTTTCACTTTCGTGAAATGTCGATTCATTCACAAAATTTAACTTGGCTTCTTTAAGAATTTCTCTAAAAATTAAGTCCAAAGTGGGCTGACTCAATCGTACGTTTGAGATCACGTTTAATTCCGTCATTTGACTCAAATTATTCTCCACCTTCATTTTTTCATTCTCAAAATTCGAGTTTCTCCACAAATTCACCCTgcgataattcttttttttctttcgcgACATACTCGACGACTTTCTACCAGTTATCATCAAACTTCCATCATCATCCTCGTCATTGACCTTTTGCGCCAGGGAATATCTACAAAAAACAaccataacaaaaaaaaataaccttgCTTTGAACTTACTTTCTCATTACTATCTCCGGAACGCTTAATCTTCTCCTTAACAACAACGGAGTGGAAATTTCagacattaaattattttgttgggAGTTAATGTTTTTGTGGACGTTTTTAGGGGTTGTTACACTCTCGAGTGAACGCTGTAAACACAGGAAGGGTATTACGCACACTATATATTTCGTGCTAATCAATATTTTGTTAGTAGGTcgcgaaaaatcgaattctttaATGGACTTATTGTTAAGGGACAAAGGAATATAACCAATTTTATGATATGGTAAAAAGttattagattaaaatttcaatttattatctaagtCATGATTACAAAAAGCTATTAATAAACTTTCTCTTCTCCTGATCCCTATGCTTGATAGAGTTCGTGGCTAATTCCTTTAtatcttcttcttttcttctcAATTTCTGCTATTCTTTCCTTCCATGTCTTCCTAGGTACCTTTTTTACTGTTGTGTTATGTTCTACTCCCAGTCTTATTTCTTCATTCCTATCCCACATCGTCTTCCCTactattttaagtaaaaattgCATTCTCATTGCTGTCATCTTTCCTTCTTGTTTATTTTGGAGTGTCCATGATTCATTGGCATATGTTAATATTGGGACTGCTACCAAGATGtacactttcaattttatctttttatctatCTCGCCcgttctctttaaaacggGTGGGACCGAACCCCGGGCTGTCATCTCGCCaaggaattgttaaaatatcctttaatgtttatttatatgtcaaaaaaaaagtttttggacAGACGTCATCAGGTTCGGTACACTTCACCAATCTTCGCACCATAAAAACTGCACTCGCGAGTCTTCTACAAAGGGCACTCACATGGTCATCCCAGGTGAGACGATTGTTCAACTTCAAGCCAAGAAAGTTCACCACGTTATAGTTTCCTTTCGTgagaaagttaattttttgattcttttgtTCATTGAGGATGAGCTTGTTCGCTCGCAACCAATCAGACGCGTCTTCTAAGACATCGTTAGTTCTCAATTGTGTTTCTTCTCTCGTTTTCCCTTTTACTACGAACGACGTATCATCCGCATATAGATACGTTTCtgagttttttatgtttcGAGGAAGATCGTTCATATACAGTATAAATAAGATCGGTCCCAGGATTGATCCTTGGGGTACACcgtatttattgtttttcacaTCGGATATTGAACCATTCCAAGCGACATATTGTGTTCTGTTACTCAGATACGATTTCATTAGACTTAGTGTTGATCCCCGTACGCCGTAAAAGGCGAGCTTATCCAGTAATAGATTATGGTCCACCGTATCAAAAGCTTTGGTGAGGTCGCAACAGGTCATTTCCACGCTTTCTCGATTGTCATGAGCTTCCGTGACATCGCGTATCATTCGGGTAACAGCTGTGATCGTCGATCTTCCGGTCCTGTAACCATGTTGGCTGTcgtcaaatattttatttttttgcaagtaGCTGATTAGTCGGCGTTTTATTACTTCTTCGAAGATTTTCGAAAACACTGGAAGGAGGGCAATCGGTCTGTAATTTGAGCAATCGTTGTCATCTCCTTTTTTGTAAATTGGAACGATCCTGGCCTGTTTCATCCTTTCGGGAAAAACTCCCTCTTCAATACATTTGTttaaaaccatacaaagcggttCAGAGATTTCATTCGCAACTTTCTTTACAACAGCTGTTGAATGTCCATAGACATCTTCgctctttttggtttttaaatgattaattatatttgttatctCGTCTTTGGTACAGGGACTAAAGTAAagactttttgaaaaaattcttgCTGTATTCTTTACATAAACGTTGGAACTCGTCGTTGTCGGAGTAGTTACTAAAGTTTTGTGCAGTTAAATTCGTTCCTACTTCTTTTTGTGCATGATGATAGGATCGTCCCTTATTAATAACCTCCCacatcttttttttgtttattatcggccgttaaaatgtttctcgtgtaatgttttttcttttcgctCTCTAAGAGATCAAAGTACTTTTGTTTACATTGAGCATATTTGTCGTAGGATTCTCTGGACCTAGTTACAGAGGCCAGCCACCCCAAAAGATCTAGTGTGTCCCTTTGATTTCTAGTCTCCTTAgacatataaattgttttaaatttagtattCCGTTTTTTCTTATAGGCAAACGGGAAACAATCATCGAAGACTGCACAGAATATATTATGAAAAACATCATACAACTCACCCGCGTTCTCGGATTTTTGGAGAGGCTGCCAATCCACTGTGGAAAGagcgattttaaaaaagtgagtgttcttatcattataaattctttttttaattttttgtgtttttttccttttttagcCGCAACAGTTCTTCTCACGAGATACTATAAGGTAAATAAGCACCTTCAAAGCATGAAGCTTGTTGACTCCCCTCCTTGCCGAGCCTGGGAACAGGATGACGAGATTGATGTGAGATTGACCGACCTCAGAGAGAAATGGCCAACAACAGATGATATCAGGAATGCACCTCTAGGAGCTGTTCTAgccttaggctggttgatgtgacCAGAGTGTGTAATGGGAGAATGTACAAGGGGCCCAATCAGGGAGTTGCATCTTTATCATTGCCTCTCCTAATTCTTCCATTGCTATCTCTGCAGTTGCTATATCTGTAGTGTTTTCAATCATCTCATCTTCTCTTCTCTCCTCCATTGTTTGTGGCAGCTTTCCATCCTTGAATCTTACTTTGACGGCTTTTATTTCAGTTTTCTTATTTGATTCCAGAATTCTGTTCATTCTATAGTTTGCTCCATCCCCTTGCGAATTCGTTCTTATGTATATCTTCCATGATTTAGTTCCTCTGTTATAATTATTCCTACTCCCTTCTTGCTCCATGTATTTTCTTAGACTCCTAAAAAGTATaaactataatttttttgattactaTAATTCCCCTTaccttctttttctttttgctaTTAACAAATAACATTCATTTAGtacaaatactttttattagtattaaaaattgacaGATTTTACATTAAGAACATATcgtaataaataacaaattgagacgtagtcaaaaaaatatttttatgatgttGTGCATGTAAATCTATGATACCACTATGATTCACGTCATTATGGTCAAAAAGTGTTCATGTGGTACGGGAACGTAACTTAACAAAAATACAACTATAAtctaaacacaaaaataaatgctctaatcaaaaaaaaataatatttcatcaacataaacttaaaaaaacaatcaCATTATGATTTGTGGTTCAGGCACAGACGCAGCGATGCTTTTATTGGGAAGTACTTGACCGCCGTTAATATAGATTTCATCCTTGACGATAACATCTTCGCCAAGAACCGTGGTGGCTTCCATTCGAACCCAACGTCCCACACAAGATTTCCAGCCGATTATACAATTTTCCAACCAAGAGTGAGATTTGATGTTGGCATCTTTAAGAATAGTGCATCGTTTAACACAAACGCCATCTTCGATGATAACGCCCGGTCCGATTGTGACATCGGGTCCAATTTGACAACCTTCACCGATTTTAGCAGTTTTATCGACAAGAACATTTCCGACTGTTCCAGGTCCGTCGTAAAGGCGTTCGGGGCATTTTTGTCGTAAcgattttaaatacatacacaTCCCGGTTAAGAAATCTTTGGGTTGGCCAACATCCATCCAAAAACCTTCCAATTCAAAAGCATATAATTCGCCATCAGAAGCCATTCCAGGAAAGACCTCCTTTTCAATGGAAGTGGGGCGAAGTTcaattcgatttaaaattttaggatTAAGAATGTACAGCCCTgcgttaattttattagaaataaattcttgTGGTTTCTCCACGAAACTTTGTATACATCCTGACTCATTGTAGACAACAACTCCGTACTTTGAAGGTTCTTTAACCTTTGTAACAACGATGGTGCCCTCTTTTCCATGCGCTCGATGAAATTGAGCTAACTCCACGAATGGAAATTCGCAAATAATATCTGAGTTGAGTACAAAGAATGGCTCATTGCTTTGTTTAAGTATATCTCTAGCTAAAGCTAATGGGCCCGCTGTTCCAAGTGGTTCAGATTCGTGcgaaaaaataacgtttataCCCAACTTCTTTGCCTCTTGGGATAATTCATCTTCCATTTGCTCGGCCCTGTACGAAACGGCTAAAATCACTTCTGTAACTCCGGCTTTAACCAACGCTTCAATTTGGTGTAATAATATAGGTTTATTTGCAAATTCAACGAGAGGTTTTGGCCTGCTAAGGGTTAATGGTCTCAATCGAGTACCATAGCCACCAACGAGAATTAAAGCCCTCATTCCTTGTTTGTTTTCGGTCATATTTTCTAACCTAAAAGATAGAGGTTAGTgtcaacataaaattttacttttaattgttactcaccggttattaatgtttttttcgAATCCTAGTGTTCGGTTTTTACGCTATTTTTGAATTGTTGGCACTTTACACGTCACGCGAGTTATGCTGCACAGaaatgtgataaaattttatttctgattACTGTTTACTGCATAAGCAAAAATTTGTGTATTACTTTAAGTGATAACCGGTGGtcagttaaaaaattttcttgatAAGCAGAATGGGCGttccaaaaaacaaaaattaaggtgtAACCGttgacaaattttcaaatgacAACAATTTCCAAAAGTTTCATCATTTActaaacattttcaaagtaccattttttttaaatcaattttaaataaacacttttatacattaaaaataaggCGCTTGATACGAAAATGAGGTATGAAAACAttagattaataaatattaattagatttttattatcttcgaaaaaatttttggaaaattcacCGATAGATGTCGCTATTTACTTAGAATTaacttaaagaaaatgatgataatttttatttatgagtttaaactttaatttggttAATAAAAGGTGTTtctgaatttattatttgttaaggcgttaataattaaagttatttttaatgatttctaaaagatttaattGAAGATCAGTGGTGACacctattattaatttatttaatttttattaaaaaatttatttctgagTTATTACTTTCATGTTAAGtgataacaaacattttttttgtagtgatTTACCTTTAACAGCGTTTTTGTTATCGTGTGTCATAGTTTTATCAGCTGCCAATTCATTCccagaaaaatgtttatatattttgtCAGCTTAGTCACAGAATTTATCGCAGCTGGTAATTTTGGCTTTGATCTTGTATTCGTCAGCAATCAAGCACCTTGGAAATCTTATCAGAAATATTTGTTCTGTTTCCTTGATTCAGAGATTGCCTTTGCATATTGTTCCCAAGAAAGTCGATTCATAGAAATCCAGATAAATTGTCTCTAAGAACTCCTCGCAGCcgtatatattatttttcatcgCGTTGGAGGTCTTCTTCTTGGTCGGTATTAAGTCCTCACaatatacaagaaaaatataaaaatttgatgggTGTCActcgggaaacggagcatgttacacaaagacttttagaacaaaagtagtagataattctattcttaacaatattgctctcttgcacttttgctttcagatgcatagatatccagaaaaatacgaatataTGAAAACTTGATGAATTTGTAGCTTTACAGCTTGTTAATGGCATCATTCGGGATTCGGAGCGTGGAACCAAGTCTACCatgcttgaaatttatggaagaaataatctaaAGCATCTTGAataatacttagggcggccgacgtcttcgaagtcggccgagatcaGTGATGGGACCTcggtaaatacccggcgggtaggtatttctaaaatggaTATTTATACGGGTATTTACCACGGTgcagggtaaatacccaaatagggcgtataaaagtgatatcagcaaaaatatatcagattcaaaaaaaaatgaagaggtAGTTGATGAAATGGAcgttgaagacgaggaattgtcaatttatattagatcaagttattatgattattatcatcagGCAACCCTCTGCATCCATTGTTGGACATAGACCTCCCCTATTCTGTTCCATTCGATTCTATTTTGTGCCGCctgaatccaattgttggtCATTCTTTTGACGACTACTTCGTCTGTTCGCTTGCGGTCTCAACCAACCGTTTTGTTGactgctcattcttcattcgCGCGACATGACCCGCCAAGTTCCACTTTAGCTTTGCTACAATGTTGCCACATCATTTACGTCAGTTCTTGttcataggtcttcatttcgtatgtagtccctcagagttacacccaggatcgacctctccatctatctttgcgttactttgaCCCTCCTGGCAGTGactaccgttaatgttaaagtttcggagcCTTATGTCATAACCGGAAACATGCATTGGTTGAAAGCTTTTCTTTGCCTTTTCTCTTGAAGATATCTCTAAGTTTCCCGTAGGCTGTGTGATCCTTCTATTTAattcgcttgtttgattatctctcgatacatgaacctcatagccaagatatacatagctgtcaaccctctcaatcttattatccccaatgttgatgttagagctgggaacaagatttgtcttaaattttgatttctcctcGTTGATATTTAGTCCGACTCTTGCACACAACTCCTTTAAATCGttcagcattagtttaatctctccaaggctatccgaAATAAGAACCATATCGACCacgtagcgcaaattactaAAGCATTTGCCATCAATGTGTAtgcctttttgggtccaatccagttttttaaatgcactctccaagactgtgatgaacaatttgtgTTCAACAGTGTATCGCTttgttttactcacaatcagtacttTACTACTTCCTACTCTTTTCAgaactttcatgcaattttacagTCATTGTAGCTTTGTTGTAgatattataaataagtttgatatatcgataatcgactcagcattcttgaagtgcttgcaaaactgccatcaactcaatttaaattaaattttataaatacctctaaatacccatcttgggtaaatacccccggttatatatccaggaaatttacccttggaaataaatacccgggtatttaacaacactggcCGAGATTAGTTCTTGTATCAAGAACAATACTCAGGAATagaagcatgttataaaaaaaattttagaacaaaagttgtagcaaattttattcttaacaatattgctctcttgcactttagCTGTCAGATGCGTAGATATCCAGAAAAATATAATGGTATCACTCGGGATTCGGAGCATGAAACCAAGTCTACCatgcttgaaatttatggaagaaataatctcggccgactgcgaagacgtcggccgccctaagtattatTCAAGATGCTtgaggcggccgacgtcttcgaagtcggccgagattagtTCTTGTATCAAGAACAATACTcaggaatcggagcatgttataaaaatttttagaacaaaagttgtagcaaattttattcttaacaatattgctctcttgcactttagctgtcagatgcatagatatccaGAAAAATATAATGGTATCTCTCGGGATTCGGAGCATGAAACCAAGTCTACCatgcttgaaatttatggaagaaataatctcggccgacttcgaagacgtcggccgccctaagtattatTCAAGAtgcttggggcggccgacgtcttcgaagtcggccgagattagtTCTTGTATCAAGAACAATAGTCAGGAATCGgaacatgttataaaaaaacttttagaacaaaggttgtagcacattttattcttaacaatattgctctcttgcactttagctcttagatgcatagaAATCCAGAAAAATATAATGGTATCACTCGGGATTCGGAGCATGAAACCAAGTCTACCatgcttgaaatttatggaagaaataatctcggccgacttcgaagacgtcggccgccctaagtattatTCAAGAtgcttggggcggccgacgtcttcgaagtcggccgagattagtTCTTGTATCAAGAACAATACTcaggaatcggagcatgttataaaaaaattttattcttaacaatattgctctcttgcactttagctctcagatgcatagatatccaGAAAAATATAATGGTATCACTCGGGATTCGGAGCGTGAAACCAAGTCTACTATCAAAGTATCATGGACAagtcttctttaatttttgtgcaTTTCTCAATTCTCTTCTTAATTTTCTGTAATCTCGAACCCGAATTTACCTAAACATATCTCAGATTTATCCATTTTCACCTACTTTTGTATACAACATACCTTCTTCACCATAAGATTTGGGGTGAGTTCAATTCATTCTCTGTTTTGAGTTTaaagacattttttaattttaatactgCGCTAAggcaaaaatttaaacattctaattttaaagtcaataacattttagtttaatgtATCAATTGCGTCAAAAGATGGCGCTACTTGTTCTAAATTCACCCAGTTTGCCtcgattaaaaataacattagttattaatttttttaatctaattcaGTTTAGAATCGGCGTTGAAGACCACTACAACTAAGAAATACATTATTCGCCGTTTAATATGGGCTGCTTTTGATTTGAATTTTAGTTAACCG is from Onthophagus taurus isolate NC chromosome 8, IU_Otau_3.0, whole genome shotgun sequence and encodes:
- the LOC111415286 gene encoding uncharacterized protein isoform X2, coding for MSEISTPLLLRRRLSVPEIVMRKYSLAQKVNDEDDDGSLMITGRKSSSMSRKKKKNYRRVNLWRNSNFENEKMKVENNLSQMTELNVISNVRLSQPTLDLIFREILKEAKLNFVNESTFHESEKKVISSVDVGSPYKNTSQTSVPRYSATPRTSSMEVNASSSGNDNGSDSDTFLDSLEDLSNVLLPDNSDQNKALNKSKSKPCPAFFVPIENKATTPTKKISDLLPNRVKEKLFARQEKRQKKLENPVSTLPRVPIDPRPTGNSTIPIEPTGTKRFIVKPKKFNFPKRKQSPKRKPLTIVSNDNKSKIPISMTPNLPKIVDEKPKRTTKIPVSRRNMDTKVDRLIANILIDTLNRGIEETQPISKKETNSSVPQGTHNSRKITTKKYNDRTQSPPINEWSVTVEGSYVPDIEMRLRFHRMDHRRKIEQKNNVRLPAMRFPPSSINNERWSEMTGVSDFLRSKGDERPSKVNSTKHRRDVLPKNRQLQPVRGLESVLGESQLSAILRKFPGLLTVNGNGILPDKNHL
- the LOC111415286 gene encoding uncharacterized protein isoform X1; this translates as MSEISTPLLLRRRLSVPEIVMRKYSLAQKVNDEDDDGSLMITGRKSSSMSRKKKKNYRRVNLWRNSNFENEKMKVENNLSQMTELNVISNVRLSQPTLDLIFREILKEAKLNFVNESTFHESEKKVISSVDVGSPYKNTSQTSVPRYSATPRTSSMEVNASSSGNDNGSDSDTFLDSLEDLSNVLLPDNSDQNKALNKSKSKPCPAFFVPIENKATTPTKKISDLLPNRVKEKLFARQEKRQKKLENPVSTLPRVPIDPRPTGNSTIPIEPTGTKRFIVKPKKFNFPKRKQSPKRKPLTIVSNDNKSKIPISMTPNLPKIVDEKPKRTTKIPVSRRNMDTKVDRLIANILIDTLNRGIEETQPISKKETNSSVPQGWSSLYMLHKHPESPESTSDEGTHNSRKITTKKYNDRTQSPPINEWSVTVEGSYVPDIEMRLRFHRMDHRRKIEQKNNVRLPAMRFPPSSINNERWSEMTGVSDFLRSKGDERPSKVNSTKHRRDVLPKNRQLQPVRGLESVLGESQLSAILRKFPGLLTVNGNGILPDKNHL
- the LOC111415291 gene encoding mannose-1-phosphate guanylyltransferase catalytic subunit beta, whose protein sequence is MTENKQGMRALILVGGYGTRLRPLTLSRPKPLVEFANKPILLHQIEALVKAGVTEVILAVSYRAEQMEDELSQEAKKLGINVIFSHESEPLGTAGPLALARDILKQSNEPFFVLNSDIICEFPFVELAQFHRAHGKEGTIVVTKVKEPSKYGVVVYNESGCIQSFVEKPQEFISNKINAGLYILNPKILNRIELRPTSIEKEVFPGMASDGELYAFELEGFWMDVGQPKDFLTGMCMYLKSLRQKCPERLYDGPGTVGNVLVDKTAKIGEGCQIGPDVTIGPGVIIEDGVCVKRCTILKDANIKSHSWLENCIIGWKSCVGRWVRMEATTVLGEDVIVKDEIYINGGQVLPNKSIAASVPEPQIIM